A window of Psychromonas sp. CNPT3 contains these coding sequences:
- the acnB gene encoding bifunctional aconitate hydratase 2/2-methylisocitrate dehydratase, whose translation MLKAYRKHVAERANLGIVPQPLNAEQTAALVELLKNPPQGEEDFLIDLLENRIPPGVDEGAYVKAGFLSALAAKEIVSPIVSAEHALKLLGTMQGGYNIEALIAQLDNEKLAPISVHALTHTLLMFDAFYDVEEKAKAGNIFAQQVMQAWADALWFTSKPVVAEKITMTVFKVTGETNTDDLSPAPDAWSRPDIPLHALAMLKISRPGIEADEEGAIGPLKQIQALKEKGHKLVYVGDVVGTGSSRKSATNSVLWFMGDDIAYVPNKRAGGVCIGNKIAPIFFNTMEDSGALPIEMDVSALNMGDVIDIYPYTGVVKNHDSGAEITTFTLKTNIILDEVRAGGRIPLIIGRGLTERARKSLGFDISNVFALPLEEKASTQGYTLAQKMVGKACATKGIRPGQYCEPKMTTVGSQDTTGPMTRDELKDLACLGFSADLVMQSFCHTGAYPKPIDVITHHTLPDFMMDRGGVSLRPGDGVIHSWLNRMLLPDTVGTGGDSHTRFPIGISFPAGSGLVAFAAATGVMPLDMPESVLVRFKGEMQPGITLRDLVNAIPLRAIEEGLLTVEKEGKINVFSGRILEIEGLGQLKVEQAFELSDSSAERSAAGCSIKLDKEPIIEYLNSNIVMLQWMLAENYGDVRTISRRIEEMQAWIKDPQLMQADEDAQYVSIIDIDLNDIKEPIVACPNDPDDVKLLSKVAGQTIDEVFLGSCMTNIGHFRAAGKLLDNFKGQLPTRLWIAPPTKMDAAQLSDEGYYSIFGRVGARTEMPGCSLCMGNQARVSDNSTVFSTSTRNFPHRLGNNANVYLGSAELAAVAAIEGKLPTVEVYMQYAKQLDATAADTYRYLNFDKIKSYMDKAATIIPITEA comes from the coding sequence GTGCTAAAAGCTTATCGTAAACATGTCGCAGAGCGCGCTAACTTAGGTATTGTTCCCCAACCTTTAAATGCAGAGCAAACGGCTGCTCTCGTTGAATTATTAAAAAACCCACCGCAAGGTGAAGAAGATTTTTTAATCGATTTATTAGAAAATCGCATTCCCCCTGGCGTCGATGAAGGCGCTTATGTTAAAGCGGGGTTCTTATCCGCACTGGCCGCCAAAGAGATTGTCTCGCCGATTGTATCTGCTGAGCATGCGCTAAAGTTATTGGGCACAATGCAAGGTGGTTATAATATTGAAGCCTTGATAGCGCAACTTGATAATGAGAAACTTGCGCCGATCAGTGTACATGCATTGACGCATACACTGCTGATGTTCGATGCTTTTTATGATGTTGAAGAAAAAGCGAAAGCGGGCAATATTTTTGCCCAACAAGTGATGCAAGCTTGGGCTGATGCACTTTGGTTTACGTCAAAACCTGTCGTAGCAGAAAAAATCACGATGACCGTCTTTAAAGTGACGGGTGAAACTAACACTGATGATTTATCTCCCGCGCCCGATGCTTGGTCTCGCCCCGATATTCCTTTACATGCATTGGCAATGTTAAAAATCTCTCGCCCGGGTATTGAAGCGGATGAAGAAGGTGCGATAGGGCCTCTAAAACAAATACAAGCATTAAAAGAAAAAGGCCATAAGTTAGTTTATGTCGGTGATGTTGTGGGAACGGGCTCGTCACGTAAATCTGCAACCAACTCTGTATTATGGTTTATGGGTGATGATATTGCTTATGTACCGAATAAACGTGCAGGTGGTGTTTGTATTGGTAATAAAATCGCCCCTATTTTCTTTAATACCATGGAAGATTCTGGTGCTTTACCGATAGAAATGGATGTAAGCGCGCTAAATATGGGAGATGTTATTGATATCTATCCTTATACAGGCGTTGTAAAAAATCATGACAGTGGCGCTGAGATCACTACGTTTACATTAAAAACGAATATTATTTTAGATGAAGTGCGTGCGGGTGGACGTATTCCATTGATCATCGGACGTGGACTCACTGAGCGTGCACGTAAGTCGCTTGGTTTTGACATATCTAATGTATTTGCTCTGCCATTGGAAGAGAAAGCGTCAACGCAAGGGTATACGCTTGCACAAAAAATGGTCGGTAAAGCGTGTGCAACCAAAGGCATACGCCCTGGGCAATATTGTGAGCCTAAAATGACAACGGTAGGCTCTCAAGATACTACCGGCCCAATGACCCGTGACGAATTAAAAGATTTAGCGTGTTTAGGTTTTTCGGCAGATCTTGTGATGCAATCTTTTTGTCATACCGGTGCGTATCCTAAACCGATAGATGTGATAACACATCACACTTTACCTGACTTTATGATGGACAGAGGCGGGGTTTCTTTACGCCCGGGTGATGGCGTTATTCATTCTTGGCTAAATCGTATGTTATTACCCGATACCGTAGGCACCGGTGGCGATTCACACACCCGTTTCCCGATTGGTATCTCTTTCCCTGCAGGCTCTGGCCTCGTCGCTTTTGCAGCTGCGACGGGCGTGATGCCATTAGATATGCCAGAATCGGTGTTAGTTCGCTTTAAAGGTGAAATGCAACCGGGGATCACGCTTCGTGATCTTGTTAATGCTATTCCTTTACGCGCGATTGAAGAAGGGCTATTAACCGTTGAAAAAGAAGGTAAAATCAATGTGTTTTCAGGAAGAATTCTTGAAATTGAAGGCCTTGGGCAGTTAAAAGTAGAGCAAGCGTTTGAATTGTCTGACTCTTCAGCTGAGCGTAGCGCTGCGGGTTGCTCTATTAAACTCGACAAAGAGCCTATCATTGAATACTTAAATTCTAACATTGTGATGTTGCAATGGATGCTTGCGGAAAATTATGGCGATGTGCGTACTATTTCACGTCGTATTGAAGAGATGCAAGCGTGGATAAAAGATCCTCAATTAATGCAAGCCGATGAAGATGCGCAATATGTGTCTATTATTGACATCGATTTGAATGATATAAAAGAGCCAATTGTTGCATGTCCCAATGATCCTGATGATGTGAAACTATTGTCAAAAGTGGCCGGACAAACAATAGATGAAGTGTTTTTAGGCTCTTGTATGACAAATATAGGTCATTTCCGAGCTGCCGGTAAACTCCTTGATAATTTTAAAGGACAGCTACCGACGCGCTTGTGGATAGCCCCTCCAACTAAAATGGATGCAGCCCAACTTTCAGATGAAGGCTATTACAGTATTTTTGGTCGCGTCGGCGCGCGAACTGAAATGCCGGGTTGCTCATTGTGTATGGGAAACCAAGCTCGAGTCAGTGACAATAGCACTGTGTTTTCAACTTCTACGCGTAATTTTCCACATCGTTTAGGTAACAATGCCAATGTTTATTTGGGCTCTGCGGAACTTGCTGCTGTGGCTGCCATCGAAGGTAAATTACCGACGGTTGAAGTCTATATGCAATATGCAAAGCAGTTAGATGCGACCGCCGCTGACACTTATCGTTATTTGAATTTTGATAAAATTAAGAGTTATATGGATAAAGCCGCGACGATAATCCCTATCACGGAAGCATAA
- the asnA gene encoding aspartate--ammonia ligase, whose translation MSAQYIQTQQQISTVKQIFSMQLENELGLIEVQAPILAKVGDGIQDSLSGSEKAVAVKVSSLPVSDQNFEVVHSLAKWKRKTLAEHNFQIGQGLYTHMKALRPDEESLSPIHSVYVDQWDWEAVISEKEDRSIDFLKRTVNTLYQAIKKTESRLQELYALTPFLPEKITFMHSQDLLDQYPDLDSKGRERAAVKEFGAVFLIGIGGLLSNGEFHDVRAPDYDDWSTQTDAKYPGLNGDILVWNPILKDVFEISSMGIRVSPDALKKQLEICGDSARLQMPWHKMLVESKLPQTIGGGIGQSRLAMLLLQKQHIGQVQVGVWPEMLKQSVPAIL comes from the coding sequence ATGAGCGCACAATATATTCAAACACAGCAACAAATTAGCACTGTAAAACAAATATTTTCAATGCAACTTGAAAATGAATTAGGTTTAATCGAAGTACAAGCACCTATTTTGGCGAAAGTGGGTGATGGCATCCAAGATAGTTTAAGTGGCTCAGAAAAAGCCGTTGCTGTAAAAGTGAGTTCTTTACCCGTATCAGACCAAAATTTTGAAGTGGTGCACTCTCTTGCAAAATGGAAACGCAAAACGCTTGCGGAGCATAACTTCCAAATTGGACAAGGCTTATATACACATATGAAAGCATTACGTCCGGATGAAGAATCATTGAGTCCTATCCACTCTGTCTATGTTGATCAGTGGGATTGGGAAGCGGTGATCTCGGAAAAAGAAGATCGCAGCATTGATTTCTTAAAACGCACGGTAAACACTTTATACCAAGCGATTAAAAAAACAGAATCACGTTTACAAGAATTATATGCATTAACGCCTTTTCTACCTGAAAAAATAACGTTTATGCACTCTCAAGATTTACTGGATCAATATCCTGACTTAGATTCTAAAGGTCGTGAACGTGCTGCGGTAAAAGAGTTCGGCGCTGTCTTCCTGATTGGTATTGGTGGATTATTATCGAATGGTGAATTCCATGATGTACGTGCACCCGATTATGATGATTGGTCAACACAAACAGATGCGAAATACCCTGGTTTAAACGGCGACATTTTAGTTTGGAACCCTATCCTAAAAGATGTATTTGAAATTTCATCAATGGGCATTCGCGTTAGCCCTGACGCATTGAAAAAACAACTAGAAATTTGTGGTGATAGTGCGCGTCTACAGATGCCTTGGCATAAAATGCTGGTGGAGTCTAAATTGCCACAAACAATAGGTGGCGGTATCGGACAATCTCGTTTAGCGATGTTATTGTTACAAAAGCAGCATATTGGACAAGTACAAGTAGGCGTTTGGCCTGAGATGTTAAAACAGAGTGTGCCTGCCATTCTTTAA
- the asnC gene encoding transcriptional regulator AsnC yields MPNHYEIDDLDKRILYALADNARVAYAELAKKFLVSAGTIHVRIEKMKLAGIIEKTKVVLNEKALGYDVCCFIGINLKNAKDYPATIKKLEALEEVVEAYYTTGNYSIFIKLMTKSIAHLQTTLINKVQAIDEIQSTETLISLDNPIKRDVMP; encoded by the coding sequence ATGCCCAATCATTATGAAATCGATGATCTCGATAAACGCATTTTGTATGCTTTAGCCGATAATGCCCGTGTGGCTTATGCTGAATTAGCTAAAAAATTCTTAGTCAGTGCCGGTACTATCCATGTGCGTATCGAAAAAATGAAACTTGCAGGGATCATTGAAAAAACTAAAGTCGTACTCAATGAAAAAGCGCTTGGATATGATGTTTGTTGCTTTATTGGTATTAACCTTAAAAATGCCAAAGATTATCCTGCTACCATTAAAAAATTAGAAGCGCTTGAAGAAGTAGTTGAAGCTTATTACACCACGGGAAATTACAGTATTTTTATCAAACTAATGACCAAATCTATCGCGCATTTACAAACGACACTCATTAATAAAGTGCAAGCTATTGATGAAATTCAATCAACCGAAACATTAATATCACTCGATAATCCGATAAAACGCGATGTTATGCCTTAA